GGGAAGGTTCATATTCACCTATACAGCTATGGAAACAAttgagagaccactgcacctttttctttcaaaaaaaaaaaagttaagacAGACTttaagaaggaaaaaaagaaagataaagGTGCATTGGTCTCACAATTGTTCCCAGCGCTGTAGGTGAGAGGAGGCAACTGTAGTTATTAAATAAGACATAAATAGcaaatcaagaggttgcaggtttaaATTACCCCTGaacgtcactttggataaaagtgtctgcaaaGTGAATGCATTACATTCACGCATATACAGAATTGCACACAACTGACAAGATTCTAAATATATTTCATGATAGGTCCAACATCACATGTGTAAATGGCACATATATTTCAAAACAGTCTTGCCTAGTCTCATCTGGTTCTCATGTACTTGAATAATGCAGATGAACGTGCAGTTCTTGTTTTGGCAGCTTTCCCAtatttgtgtgcatgtagtgCATAAATGTATTGTTAAGTGTGGGTTAGGATTAAAGTGaaagtacaatttaattactaCAGGTAGCATTATACACAACCAACGCAAAttcttacatttttttataagcTGTTTTCCCATCCCATCCCAAAAATGTGATGCACAGCAAATGTGATAAAATGCTCATTTTTGAAGACAGTATATTTTCTGTCACGATCTGTTTGACAGGAGCATCCGATGCCTCAGAAACATCATCCATTGGAACCTAGTATCAGCCTTTATTCTGAGGAATGCCACCTGGTTTGTCGTCCAAATGACCATGAACCCTGAGGTGCACGAAAGCAACGTAGTGAGTATTTGGATCTTGAACTCTATAAAATGGTCTTGTAGACTTTTCTGCTTCACTGGGAAAAATCACATTGGTTATGGCACAGGAAAGACTAACATGGAACCTAACAACCATTTAAGTACCTGCAAAACATCGGACCCTCTTAGTATAACATTGACCACAATACAGACTGACTATATCTTAAAAGAACAACATGTATCACTGTTAATTTCTTGATTAATCAGTATACTTGTCTGTTTTCTAGATTTGGTGCCGCCTTGTCACAGCCTCTTTTAATTACTTCCATTCAACCAACTTCTTCTGGATGTTTGGGGAGGGCTGCTACCTCCACACAGCTATCGTGCTAACCTACTCCACGGACAAGCTACGAAAGTGGATGTTCATATGCATCGGCTGGTGTAAGCAATGAAACATTTCATATTttctaataaaaaatatattgttaTTGATAAAAAATTGTGACCAGTaacatgttttcattttatTAACCTGTCAATAAATGTATTCTGAATTCTTCCACTTATGCTGACGCAATAATATTTTGTAACCATTATagctattatatatatatatatatatatatacaacaaGGTACGTTTGTTTACTACCGTAAAAGTTTACCACTGGACTGAAGTGCAGAAAACATTGGGGTGAACAGATGTCAAGGATTTTTTGGTCTCTGTCAATATCATCTGGCACCTAAAAATGGCAGTTTTACTTTCTTGATTTACCCTTACAATGGAGGACAACAGAATATCACAGCACATTATCGTCAACCAATGTTCAGCTTTTTATATGTTTGTGAAAGACTGTTTAAGGCGACAGATCTTGCCTCAATAGATCAAACCCCTGTAGTGGCAATTGGTTTGACAGATCTTGGCAGACATAGTATAGTCCATGAAAAAGGGAAAGGCAGATCATAATAACTGTTTGATATTTCAGCGTGAAAATCCCTAATGTGCTATGCTTTTATTCAGACACCTCAAAAATGTGGAAGGTATTTATAATGCATTTTCTGTTGCAGGTATCCCTTTCCCAATTATTGTCGCATGGGCCATTGGGAAGCTGTATTACGACAATGAGAAGTAAGGTTTTTGATGAAAATAGTGATTTTATCAATATTCATTTTGTTCACCTCCTGTAGTTTTATAAGCGTTCCAGATTTCCAGTATTGAAGGACATACTTTATGCTATTAAAGAGATGAATGTTCATTAATAACCTAATataataacatttacattaaacAGGGACATTAATTACACATCCCTTCTAGGATTTAACAGTTTAATTTATATTTTGTGGTCTCTTACGACCTTGAAGCGGGTGACGTGTGTGGTATAATCAACTAAACTGAACATTTTGTCAAAGAGAACTCTATTATACATTTAAGGTCAATGTGTAACATTAAGGGAATGTATTACCAATGTCCAAATGTTGACATCATTCTACAGAGTATTATACAGAGTATACTTTCTATTCACTATTTTGTTACTGAGGTTCAATTAGGGCAAACATTGATTGAGCACCTAAAGCATACAAAATGTAAAACTGAAAGGTAGAAAGATGTTGAAGGACACGTTTGTGAACACTTTACTGTTCTTTCAAATCTCAGGTGCTGGTTTGGTAAGCGATCCGGGGTGTACACAGACTACATCTACCAAGGCCCGATGATCCTTGTATTAGTGGTGAGAATTCAGAAATAGTTTCTCTGACATCAGAAAAAGGGTTTCATTTAGGTCAAAATTAATGGTAGGCTACTACACCTGCCTTGTTTGGTTGAAAGAAGGTAGGTATTATGGAGACACAAATAAAATCCACTGTGTGATTACTGTAAGGATGAGGACAACACACAGTATCCCCTCATACTATATTGGACCACAGTAGCCTACTTCAAAAATTGTGATGGGAAAAAGACTATGACAAACAACTAAGAATAGACCAAATCCAAAAATGTATCCATATTTGGATAGAATGCAATCCTATTTATCTTCATGTCAATGGGATACCGATTTTACACCCGCCTTCACAGATATAGGATGCTTGTTTATGATCATTCTAAGCAAATTGCATTAATTTGTTTGGATTGTTGCATATTGCGTCCGCAACAATCCGGCAGGCAAAGAACATGCCTCACAGCCCTATTAATAATGTCTTTACACTGTCTTATTTTCATATAATCTCACATTATCTATGATTCTTCTGCAGATCAATTTCATTTTCCTCTTCAACATAGTAAGGATCCTCATGACCAAACTACGAGCATCCACCACATCTGAGACCATGCAATACAGGTAGACTAATAGGTTTGACACCCATGTGTAACACATCTAACTATAAAGAcaggaacctgtgtgtgtgtctgtgcgcttgtgtgtctgtggctggAGTATTTTGATAATCTGGCACTGTGTAAAGTTAAAAAGTGGCTGGTGAATTGCTCAGGACCCAAAGACGCACAGTGTCAAGTGTGACACTATGGATTGGATGAGTGGTTCGcatcaaataaatataaatatctaaaaGCTTTTGACGCCATGTTGAAGTGCACTGAGCGATGGAGCCACGGCTCTCGTGAGAATAGGCACTGCATTAGCATTTGCAACCAAAGGGCACTGCACTAGTTGTAACTTAAGAAAAAGGTTGGACCTCTAACCTATACTGACTATTGaagtaaacattttcaaattaaATAATTTACTGTACAAGTTGGTTATTACAATATGGTAAATAAAGTGGAACTTAAAGTGTGAAATACAGTTCAATTTCTAGACATAAATAATGGTTCAAATCTTCAATCTTGTTAACGCTTTCCTTTTTGTAGAAAAGCTGTGAAGGCAACTCTGGTGCTTCTACCTCTATTGGGAATAACATACATGTTATTCTTTGTCAACCCGGGAGAAGATGAAATATCCCAGATCGTGTTCATATATTTCAACTCATTTTTAGAGTCCTTTCAGGTAGGTCCCACACCCAAACTTTCAGTGCATCTCTGTGGTGTACTCCAACAATAGAATACCAGCAAGTCACCAAGAATGGCTGTTTTGATCTAAATATAAGCAAAAAGTGTAGCTTGTGTTTTCCACTGGGTATATATAAATGAATAGCTAGTAGAGATAATGAACAAACCACAGAAAAAGTTATTCTCAGGAAACTGTAAGATTGAAAGTAACTGGGTAAATAAGACAGGTTTGTTTTCTCAGTAGTAAATGGTGTAGAATGGCCTACATTTTATGGCCCCATCGTtgtctccctctgcttctcttGCAGGGcttttttgtgtctgtgttttactGCTTCCTAAACAGTGAGGTAAGAAGATTCACAACATCTATTGATCCTCCATTTTATGTTCCTCAGCAATGAGACCTTATATGTATCTGTGCTATACCTCAGATTAAGACATAAACATTCAGTTACTAAGAATTTAGAAAGGGATGCTGGCAGGAATCTTAAGGCCTGTGACGTGCCCTTAAGTGTGGGTCATAAGATTATTTAATACTTTAATTAATGGTCTTCTACTTCGTTCTACTTCAAAATGAGCTATAGGTTTTGGATTGGTTCTGTGGCATGAGGGCAAGGTTTTAGCCAATTTCTGACTCAGGAAAGTTATACAGGTAATTTTAGTCAACAACCTGTGTAAGCTATCCGACAATATTTCACTGAACACAGTTGCACTGCTGTAGTAAATCCTTTGAGGTGGCTTTAGGAGGCACTATATTTACTGAAAATTGAGTGACAACAATGCATATTAACAATGAATGATATGAAGAATTCATCAATAATGAATACAGACCCCACCAAATGGGACCCCCACCAAGTCTAGTTGGTGAGAGAGGGTTCTCTCctcaagagaagaggagaaaaaaagtcaGATCTAAAAATTTGAATTTCAGACGGCTTTTTACACTTGTTTATTCGGGATTATTGGTGAATAGAATCGTTGGATGATTGATCCTAGGTGCGGTCAGCAGTCCGGAAGCGTTGGCACCGTTGGCAGGAGCAGCATTCTATCCGTGCCAGGATGACTCGAGCTATGTCCATTCCTACATCCCCGTCTCGGGTCAGCTTCCATAGTATGAAGCAGTCCACCTCTCTCTGAGGAGAAGACAGCCTAAGGTTATTTATCTGCTCCAGCCAACACCTGCTTTAGAACCATAGTAGTGATGCCATTAAATGACAAGCAGGTTGGCTTGAGCACATTCAGAGCATCTGGGCTAGGTAGAGACTACCCTGTATTATGAACCAAGGTACTCAGGAAGAATTTAGACTTACAAGAGGATATTAAAGGGAAGTGGACAGCAAGGTGCGGTTACAGAAGGACACAATGTAACGCCTTTGGATTTAGACATCTGTGACGTATGGATGTGAAGATCTGACCAATCGGATTACTGATCATGGAGCAAGTATAGGCCCAGAACTACGGGTAATGTAGGTGCCTATGTAGTACATGCAATACGGTAAGGTATGGCCTTAATTTCCTTGTCTGGGAACAGTATCTGTTTGCGCTTACTAGTGCTTATCGTTCTGGTTTCACTGAGTGCATCTTGGGCTTTGCTAGGAATTTTCTTTAATGTTAACGTGCTTTTGTGTGCTAAATAATCCTTGTGCATTCGGCCAGATTTAATTCAGACAGGCCTGCATAcccactttgtgtgtgtcttataaAACAGTGTGTAGCTTATAAAATAACTAGGCAAAATGTACCCTTTTAATAGTCATTTGCATTAAACTGTTGTTTTTCTGGCGCTGAGATTTGATGGCTCGGTTGGACTATGCTCATTGTTTCAATACATGTTCTAAAAATGTTGCTGATTCTAATTATGCAAGTACCTTATGAAATCTATTAGAATATTTTATAGTCAAATAGTGTTCATCCTGTCAAGTTCTGTGTGTTAGTGGTGATTTTATACAGGCCATGTATGGAAGCTATGAATGCATTctcttatttaatttttttattcaaagtgACAGCTGCTAATGTGTATGGTATGtacattttttaaacatttGAACAGTAGTAGACCTGTTCTCCCAGTAGACTTGTTTTGTGTTGCCACCATGGATTCAAATGCTACCCAGTTATGTCATTCTGGAGCCAGGCCTGTGACGAGTTTGTCTCGATATTGTCACTTATCCTAAGAGATTTTGACTGCTGTTAAATTAAATTACCAGTATGTTTTGTCTAAACTTGCTGTATTGCCGTTAGACAACAATGGGAGTTCGGAGTTGGATTTAGCTGAACTATATTCTTTCATTGTCCTATTAGACTGCAGAATCGGTTGTTTACAGTTGTGCAATAATTGTGTAAGATGCTTTTGTCTCTACTGCTTTTTGCATGCTATATTCAGTAAAGCTATTTTAAATTCCTTCATTTAACAATGACGTTGTAGGGgattaaatattggccaaacaaccaaaacaaattcccctatggtttaaaggaagatgggaaactgaacagtgtattagcatgaaccaaataataccaataccaatggaattataGTTACTTGACTCTaggggttaaatcagagcaaaaaTTGTCAAAGTAAGGTCTactgaaataaacattaaaccgtaataacat
This DNA window, taken from Hypomesus transpacificus isolate Combined female chromosome 13, fHypTra1, whole genome shotgun sequence, encodes the following:
- the LOC124475685 gene encoding corticotropin-releasing factor receptor 1 isoform X1; translation: MHRLCIFLLQVSTLISVLLPWTSAELTCEVLLMPPGNITLHSLASWNQSQISNNFTGTDLYCDTSIDGIGTCWPRSNAGQMVSRPCPEIFYGVRYNTTNNVYRKCQANGTWALKGNYSMCKAILHEEKKGKMHYQIAVIINFLGHCISLVALLVAFFLFLCLRSIRCLRNIIHWNLVSAFILRNATWFVVQMTMNPEVHESNVIWCRLVTASFNYFHSTNFFWMFGEGCYLHTAIVLTYSTDKLRKWMFICIGWCIPFPIIVAWAIGKLYYDNEKCWFGKRSGVYTDYIYQGPMILVLVINFIFLFNIVRILMTKLRASTTSETMQYRKAVKATLVLLPLLGITYMLFFVNPGEDEISQIVFIYFNSFLESFQGFFVSVFYCFLNSEVRSAVRKRWHRWQEQHSIRARMTRAMSIPTSPSRVSFHSMKQSTSL
- the LOC124475685 gene encoding corticotropin-releasing factor receptor 1 isoform X2; translation: MTMNPEVHESNVIWCRLVTASFNYFHSTNFFWMFGEGCYLHTAIVLTYSTDKLRKWMFICIGWCIPFPIIVAWAIGKLYYDNEKCWFGKRSGVYTDYIYQGPMILVLVINFIFLFNIVRILMTKLRASTTSETMQYRKAVKATLVLLPLLGITYMLFFVNPGEDEISQIVFIYFNSFLESFQGFFVSVFYCFLNSEVRSAVRKRWHRWQEQHSIRARMTRAMSIPTSPSRVSFHSMKQSTSL